CATGAATAATACCAAACTCACCGTTTCCCATGCACCGTTCTGGCATGACGGAGACAGCCTGTTCCAAATGAACCTGAACATCCTTCTGGCCCTGCTGCCCGCTGCAGTATACGGCATCATCCAATTCGGGGCACCGGCCCTGGGTGTCATGGCGCTGTCAACCTCCTGCGCCATGCTCTGGGAAATTGTGGTAAACCGTGTTGCCAAACAATCTTTTACCATCGGTGATCTGGATGCGGCGGTCATCGGGCTGCTGTTCGGCATGATGCTGCCGGCCGTTACCCCCTGGTGGCTGATTGTGGTGGGTACTTTTGTGGCCGTGGTGATCGGCAAATCAATTTTCGGCGGCATCGGTGCCAACCCCTTTCATCCTGCCCTGGTAGGCATGGCCGTGCTCATGCTTTCCTGGAAACTATTTTTTGATTTTGACACGGCTTATGTGAATTATCTGTTTGATTTTACCGCGCTGACCCCTCTGGCAGCCGTAAAATCTCAAGGGGCGGGTGCTGCTGACCTGTTTTCGCTTTCAGACCTGATCTGGGGCAGAGAATTTGGCGGGGCCGGGACCACGTTTGGTCTGGGGCTGATCATCGGCGGTATTTACCTGATACTGCGGGGATATATCAGATGGGAACTTTCCATATCATTTATAGCCGGGATCCTGATCACAGCCGCTATTTTTTATCTGTCCAGTCCGGATAACTATGCCGGCCCCCTGTTTCACCTTTTCTCCGGCTACACGCTGCTGGGGGCTTTTTTCCTGATCACTGAAAACTCATCATCGCCTGTGAACCGGATACCCATGCTCATCTATGGGTTTCTGGGCGGATTCATGATTATCCTCATGAGGAATGTGGGATCCTATGCAGACGGCACAGTCCTGGCCATTCTGCTGGTCAACCTTGTAAACCCCCTGGTGGACAATATCAGACCGAAAGCTTTGGGAAGGGGAATAAACAATGCGTGAAATGATAAGTATGATAGTGGTATTGACCGCTTTGACCGCCATTTCCGGCGGTCTTCTGGCCGCAGTAAAA
The window above is part of the Desulfotignum phosphitoxidans DSM 13687 genome. Proteins encoded here:
- a CDS encoding RnfABCDGE type electron transport complex subunit D — its product is MNNTKLTVSHAPFWHDGDSLFQMNLNILLALLPAAVYGIIQFGAPALGVMALSTSCAMLWEIVVNRVAKQSFTIGDLDAAVIGLLFGMMLPAVTPWWLIVVGTFVAVVIGKSIFGGIGANPFHPALVGMAVLMLSWKLFFDFDTAYVNYLFDFTALTPLAAVKSQGAGAADLFSLSDLIWGREFGGAGTTFGLGLIIGGIYLILRGYIRWELSISFIAGILITAAIFYLSSPDNYAGPLFHLFSGYTLLGAFFLITENSSSPVNRIPMLIYGFLGGFMIILMRNVGSYADGTVLAILLVNLVNPLVDNIRPKALGRGINNA